In Pongo abelii isolate AG06213 chromosome X, NHGRI_mPonAbe1-v2.0_pri, whole genome shotgun sequence, one DNA window encodes the following:
- the TSC22D3 gene encoding TSC22 domain family protein 3: MNTEMYQTPMEVAVYQLHNFSISFFSSLLGGDVVSVKLDNSASGASVVAIDNKIEQAMDLVKNHLMYAVREEVEILKEQIRELVEKNSQLERENTLLKTLASPEQLEKFQSCLSPEEPAPESPQVPEAPGGSAV; this comes from the exons ATGAACACCGAAATGTATCAGACCCCCATGGAGGTGGCGGTCTACCAGCTGCACAATTTCTCcatctccttcttctcttctctgcttGGAGGGGATGTGGTTTCCGTTAAGCTGGACAACAG TGCCTCCGGAGCCAGCGTGGTGGCCATAGACAACAAGATCGAACAGGCCATG GATCTGGTGAAGAATCATCTGATGTATGCTGTGAGAGAGGAGGTGGAGATCCTGAAGGAGCAGATCCGAGAGCTGGTGGAGAAGAACTCCCAGCTAGAGCGTGAGAACACCCTGTTGAAGACCCTGGCGAGCCCAGAGCAGCTGGAGAAGTTCCAGTCCTGTCTGAGCCCTGAAGAGCCAGCTCCCGAATCCCCACAAGTGCCCGAGGCCCCTGGTGGTTCTGCGGTGTAA
- the TSC22D3 gene encoding TSC22 domain family protein 3 isoform X1 translates to MWFPLSWTTGNRWPQLRRLPSRGAGRSWARSPISERAVCRRSPFPAVQHPGKGRGGRDAGRGGSPPLWDPSSKRPCGRCAVKTSCCSRRGSRRQRGGGQGPDRAGQGAGRAPCAAWEKAGSLPAEKEFLASFRAGASGASVVAIDNKIEQAMDLVKNHLMYAVREEVEILKEQIRELVEKNSQLERENTLLKTLASPEQLEKFQSCLSPEEPAPESPQVPEAPGGSAV, encoded by the exons ATGTGGTTTCCGTTAAGCTGGACAACAGGTAACCGCTGGCCCCAGCTCCGGCGCCTACCGAGCCGGGGCGCCGGCCGGAGCTGGGCTAGGAGCCCGATCTCTGAGCGAGCTGTGTGCCGCCGGTCCCCGTTCCCTGCGGTGCAGCATCCTGGGAAGGGGCGGGGGGGACGGGACGCAGGAAGGGGGGGGTCACCGCCGCTCTGGGATCCGTCGTCGAAGCGTCCCTGCGGCCGCTGCGCCGTGAAAACCAGCTGCTGCAGCCGCAGAGGCAGCCGGAGGCAGAGGGGCGGCGGGCAGGGGCCAGACAGGGCTGGGCAGGGGGCTGGCCGAGCGCCGTGCGCCGCTTGGGAGAAGGCCGGAAGCTTACCAGCCGAGAAGGAATTCCTAGCTAGCTTCAGAGCCGG TGCCTCCGGAGCCAGCGTGGTGGCCATAGACAACAAGATCGAACAGGCCATG GATCTGGTGAAGAATCATCTGATGTATGCTGTGAGAGAGGAGGTGGAGATCCTGAAGGAGCAGATCCGAGAGCTGGTGGAGAAGAACTCCCAGCTAGAGCGTGAGAACACCCTGTTGAAGACCCTGGCGAGCCCAGAGCAGCTGGAGAAGTTCCAGTCCTGTCTGAGCCCTGAAGAGCCAGCTCCCGAATCCCCACAAGTGCCCGAGGCCCCTGGTGGTTCTGCGGTGTAA